One region of Triticum aestivum cultivar Chinese Spring chromosome 6B, IWGSC CS RefSeq v2.1, whole genome shotgun sequence genomic DNA includes:
- the LOC123136846 gene encoding cyclase-like protein 1 isoform X1, with the protein MAAPVALTIFLLILLPAHHALATAAGDVHPGYADAETDTCGPALDLGGSSSSSSSAAGAAGRRYGPGLEEYGGGRIVDITHAFRPGMPAYAPGATVGPIVRLKESMENGSDYNLSELSMECHIGTHVDAPGHFNQAHFAAGLDVDTLDLEVLNGPALLVDVPRHTNITAEAMESLNIPKGVRRVLFRTLNTDMGLMWKEGGDMSYVGFTADGAQWLVDNTDIKLVGLDYLSVASFDHARSAHVAFLKNADIILVEHLKLEYVETGLYTLHCLPLRLVGSDGSPIRCILIK; encoded by the exons ATGGCGGCCCCGGTGGCTCTCACCATATTCCTGCTGATCCTCCTCCCAGCGCACCATGCTCTCGCCACGGCGGCCGGCGACGTGCACCCAGGCTACGCGGACGCGGAGACCGACACCTGCGGGCCGGCGCTGGACCTgggcggctcctcctcctcctcctcctctgccgcagGCGCGGCCGGTCGGCGTTACGGCCcggggctggaggagtacggcggcGGGCGCATCGTGGACATCACGCACGCGTTCCGGCCTGGCATGCCGGCGTACGCGCCGGGCGCGACGGTGGGGCCCATCGTGCGGCTCAAGGAGTCGATGGAGAACGGGTCAGACTACAACTTGTCGGAGCTCAGCATGGAGTGCCACATAGGAACCCACGTGGACGCGCCGGGGCACTTTAACCAggcccacttcgccgccggcctCGACGTCGACACGCTCGACCTCGAAGTCCTCAACG GTCCTGCATTACTCGTCGATGTTCCGAGACACACAAATATAACAG CTGAAGCAATGGAATCCCTAAATATACCCAAAGGTGTTCGTCGAGTTCTCTTCAGGACATTGAACACAGACAT GGGACTCATGTGGAAGGAAGGAGGTGATATGAGTTACGTTGGATTTACGGCGGATGGTGCCCAGTGGCTTGTTGACAACACCGACATCAAGCTAGTTG GTCTGGACTATTTATCTGTTGCATCGTTTGATCACGCACGCTCTGCCCATGTGGCCTTCTTAAAAAATGCG GATATCATATTAGTTGAACATCTGAAGCTAGAATACGTCGAGACCGGATTATACACGTTGCACTGCTTACCTCTAAGATTGGTTGGATCTGACGGTTCACCAATCAGGTGCATTCTTATCAAGTGA
- the LOC123136846 gene encoding cyclase-like protein 1 isoform X2 produces MAAPVALTIFLLILLPAHHALATAAGDVHPGYADAETDTCGPALDLGGSSSSSSSAAGAAGRRYGPGLEEYGGGRIVDITHAFRPGMPAYAPGATVGPIVRLKESMENGSDYNLSELSMECHIGTHVDAPGHFNQAHFAAGLDVDTLDLEVLNAEAMESLNIPKGVRRVLFRTLNTDMGLMWKEGGDMSYVGFTADGAQWLVDNTDIKLVGLDYLSVASFDHARSAHVAFLKNADIILVEHLKLEYVETGLYTLHCLPLRLVGSDGSPIRCILIK; encoded by the exons ATGGCGGCCCCGGTGGCTCTCACCATATTCCTGCTGATCCTCCTCCCAGCGCACCATGCTCTCGCCACGGCGGCCGGCGACGTGCACCCAGGCTACGCGGACGCGGAGACCGACACCTGCGGGCCGGCGCTGGACCTgggcggctcctcctcctcctcctcctctgccgcagGCGCGGCCGGTCGGCGTTACGGCCcggggctggaggagtacggcggcGGGCGCATCGTGGACATCACGCACGCGTTCCGGCCTGGCATGCCGGCGTACGCGCCGGGCGCGACGGTGGGGCCCATCGTGCGGCTCAAGGAGTCGATGGAGAACGGGTCAGACTACAACTTGTCGGAGCTCAGCATGGAGTGCCACATAGGAACCCACGTGGACGCGCCGGGGCACTTTAACCAggcccacttcgccgccggcctCGACGTCGACACGCTCGACCTCGAAGTCCTCAACG CTGAAGCAATGGAATCCCTAAATATACCCAAAGGTGTTCGTCGAGTTCTCTTCAGGACATTGAACACAGACAT GGGACTCATGTGGAAGGAAGGAGGTGATATGAGTTACGTTGGATTTACGGCGGATGGTGCCCAGTGGCTTGTTGACAACACCGACATCAAGCTAGTTG GTCTGGACTATTTATCTGTTGCATCGTTTGATCACGCACGCTCTGCCCATGTGGCCTTCTTAAAAAATGCG GATATCATATTAGTTGAACATCTGAAGCTAGAATACGTCGAGACCGGATTATACACGTTGCACTGCTTACCTCTAAGATTGGTTGGATCTGACGGTTCACCAATCAGGTGCATTCTTATCAAGTGA
- the LOC123134043 gene encoding desmethyl-deoxy-podophyllotoxin synthase, producing MNADVPLHLLLLVPVLAFIPLILFASRRLRPPESSGVARLPPGPWALPVIGHLHHLAGAIPHQALRDLARRHGSLMLLRFGEVTAVVASSPDAAREILKTHDPAFASRPIGPMSRLWFQGSEGLVFAPFGDAWRQLRKICTQELLSARRVHSFRPVRQDELGRLLRAVASSSPSPSERRPVNLTEIIAAYIADSTVRAIIGSRPFKGRDACLKLFEDMFRMRPGLSLPDLFPSSRLAMLVSREPRRIKRCRREMLQIMDAVIQEHQERKAAGEGEAEDEDLVDVLLGLQEEVGSQHPLTTENIKFVMIDMFAAGSETATTALQWVTAELMRNPRVRHKAQEEVRRALAGHLKVTEDVLGNLYYLHMVVKESLRLHVPGPLLTLRQCRSPCQVLGYDVPAGATVLVNSWAIARDPAHWDAPEEFLPERFDQEQGGAGRDFKGTDFEFIPFGAGRRMCPGMTFGLAHIELALAALLFHFDLELPAGVDAAGLDMTEEAGITTRRRSELLVVATTLVPVPE from the exons ATGAACGCCGACGTCCCGCTCCACCTGCTCCTGCTCGTGCCTGTCCTTGCCTTCATACCCCTCATTCTCTTCGCCTCAAGAAGGTTGAGGCCGCCTGAGTCGTCCGGCGTCGCGCGGCTCCCGCCAGGGCCGTGGGCGCTGCCGGTGATCGGGCACCTGCACCACCTCGCGGGCGCGATCCCGCACCAAGCGCTGCGCGACCTGGCGCGGCGCCACGGCTCGCTGATGCTGCTCCGGTTCGGCGAGGTGACGGCCGTGGTGGCCTCGTCCCCGGACGCGGCGCGCGAGATCCTGAAGACCCACGACCCCGCCTTCGCGTCTCGGCCCATCGGACCCATGTCGCGCCTCTGGTTCCAGGGCTCCGAGGGCCTCGTCTTCGCGCCCTTCGGCGACGCGTGGCGCCAGCTCCGCAAGATCTGCACCCAGGAGCTCCTCAGCGCCCGCCGCGTCCACTCCTTCCGCCCCGTCCGCCAGGACGAGCTCGGCCGCCTCCTCCGCGCCGTCGCCTCGTCCTCGCCCTCGCCGTCCGAGCGTCGCCCGGTGAACCTGACAGAGATTATCGCGGCGTACATCGCGGACTCCACCGTGCGCGCCATCATCGGGAGCAGGCCGTTCAAGGGCCGCGACGCGTGCCTGAAGCTGTTCGAGGACATGTTCCGTATGAGGCCCGGTCTGAGCCTGCCGGACCTGTTTCCGTCGTCTCGCCTCGCGATGCTCGTCAGCCGCGAGCCCAGGCGGATCAAGCGCTGCCGCCGCGAGATGCTGCAGATCATGGACGCCGTCATCCAGGAGCACCAGGAGAGGAAAGCCGCCGGTGAGGGAGAGGCCGAAGACGAAGACCTGGTCGACGTGCTCCTCGGACTCCAGGAAGAAGTGGGCTCCCAGCACCCACTGACCACCGAGAACATAAAATTCGTTATGATT GACATGTTCGCCGCGGGCAGCGAGACGGCAACGACGGCGCTGCAGTGGGTAACGGCGGAGCTCATGCGGAACCCGAGGGTTCGGCATAAGGCGCAGGAGGAGGTCCGGCGAGCTTTGGCCGGCCACCTCAAGGTGACGGAGGACGTCCTCGGCAACCTCTACTACCTGCACATGGTCGTCAAGGAGTCTCTCCGGCTGCACGTGCCGGGCCCGCTGCTGACGCTCCGCCAGTGCAGGAGCCCGTGCCAGGTGCTCGGGTACGACGTGCCCGCGGGCGCCACGGTGCTCGTGAACTCGTGGGCGATCGCCAGGGACCCCGCGCACTGGGACGCACCGGAGGAGTTTCTGCCAGAGAGGTTTGACCAGGAGCAAGGCGGCGCCGGGAGGGACTTCAAGGGCACGGACTTCGAGTTCATACCGTTCGGAGCAGGGCGGAGGATGTGCCCCGGGATGACGTTTGGACTGGCGCACAtcgagctcgcgctcgccgcgctgctgttCCACTTCGACCTGGAGCTGCCTGCAGGCGTGGACGCGGCGGGGTTGGACATGACGGAGGAGGCTGGCATCACCACGCGGAGGAGGTCCGAGCTTCTCGTGGTGGCCACCACGCTTGTTCCTGTACCAGAGTAG